A genome region from Lucilia cuprina isolate Lc7/37 chromosome 3, ASM2204524v1, whole genome shotgun sequence includes the following:
- the LOC111680320 gene encoding synaptic vesicle glycoprotein 2C-like: MAISAGSATIFAYLGEFHSQKKRNKAIMCAALISAFSAIFLPIIAWLFINQDWELDIPLLHIVFKPWRLYLIVCGLSGLVCFIILGYLPESPKYLLGLNRPKEVLDILKNMHRKNTKGNKNLKDEKFTITAILPDLDTPLRKKSVGDKKSITSILHLIWNQTAPLFMRQHIRKTCLSSLIQFITLFTAHGIYMWFPYILNSTMLYTQQYEEPLCLCDILRVTQSANFSNTNSLDSELNNTCTTKLEISTYKHTITLEVIYMTLMLCVIFASKKFNRTGILFVILALSGIFGILSLIIKIPLVAIYMIALMLCSGLATIVMSAVVVDIYPTNLRAMAVCISLMLGRIGSVSGSYVLGALIECHCELAFYTSSFALIMAGCLGFLMPKTQDNKKPNNDNENI; encoded by the exons aatatcaGCTGGTTCTGCTACAATATTTGCTTATTTGGGCGAATTTCATTCTCAAAAGAAACGCAACAAAGCTATTATGTGTGCTGCTTTAATAAGCGCTTTCAGTGCCATATTTCTACCAATTATTGCGTGGCTTTTTATTAATCAAGATTGGGAATTGGATATACCACTTTTACACATTGTCTTTAAACCCTGGCGTTTATATCTGATAGTATGTGGTCTTTCTGgacttgtttgttttattattttgggcTATTTACCCGAAAGTCCTAAATATTTATTGGGTTTAAATAGGCCAAAGGAAGTTttggatattttaaaaaatatgcatcgTAAAAATACGAAAGggaataaaaatcttaaagatGAAAAATTTACG ATTACAGCAATTTTACCCGATTTAGATACACCATTACGCAAGAAGTCCGTGGGTGATAAGAAATCTATTACCTCTATATTACACTTAATATGGAACCAAACCGCACCCTTGTTTATGCGACAACATATTCGTAAGACTTGCCTGTCATCtctaatacaatttattacacTTTTTACTGCTCATGGCATCTATATGTGGTTTCCTTATATACTCAATAGTACCATGTTATATACACAACAATATGAGGAACCTCTATGTCTCTGTGATATTTTAAGAGTTACCCAATCGGCAAATTTTTCCAAtacaaatagtttagatagtgAG ctAAATAATACCTGCACCACAAAATTGGAAATATCCACCTATAAGCACACGATTACATTGGAGGTCATCTATATGACATTGATGTTGTGTGTGATTTTTgccagtaaaaaatttaatcggACTGGCATTTTAT TTGTTATTCTAGCATTGTCTGGTATTTTCGGCATTCTCAGCTTGATCATCAAAATACCTTTAGTAGCGATTTATATGATTGCCCTAATGTTGTGTTCTGGTCTTGCAACAATTGTTATGAGTGCAGTTGTAGTAGATATTTATCCAACAAATTTAAG AGCTATGGCTGTTTGTATATCGTTGATGCTGGGTCGCATTGGCAGTGTATCGGGTAGCTATGTATTGGGTGCTCTAATAGAATGTCATTGTGAATTAGCATTTTATACATCATCATTTGCATTGATAATGGCTGGTTGTTTGGGTTTCCTAATGCCCAAAACTCAGGATAATAAAAAGCCAAATAATGACAATGAAAATATCTAA